The following coding sequences are from one Arachis hypogaea cultivar Tifrunner chromosome 7, arahy.Tifrunner.gnm2.J5K5, whole genome shotgun sequence window:
- the LOC112703065 gene encoding serine/threonine protein phosphatase 2A 55 kDa regulatory subunit B beta isoform isoform X1 translates to MNGGDEVVAAPAGPPNPLEWKFSQVFGERTAGEEVQEVDIISAIEFDKSGDHLATGDRGGRVVLFERTDTKDAGGSRRDRERMDYSISRHPEFRYKTEFQSHEPEFDYLKSLEIEEKINKIRWCQTANGALFLLSTNDKTIKFWKVQEKKIKKISEMNVDPSKAMGNGSIGSSSSSRAYLANGGAPDRSHNNLSNDYSFPPGGIPSLKLPVVVSSQETSLLARCRRVYAHAHDYHINSISNNSDGETFISADDLRINLWNLEISNQSFNIVDVKPANMEDLTEVITSAEFHPTHCNTLAYSSSKGSIRLVDLRQSALCDSHTKLFEEQEAPGSRSFFTEIIASISDIKFGKDGRYILSRDYMTLKLWDINMDSGPVATFQVHEYLRPKLCDLYENDSIFDKFECCLSGDGLRIATGSYSNLFRVFGCALGSAEATTLEASKNPMRRQVPTSTPRQRSLGNSITRVVRRGTEAPGVDANGNSFDFTTKLLHLAWHPTENSIACAAANSLYMYYA, encoded by the exons ATGAACGGTGGCGATGAGGTCGTCGCAGCTCCGGCGGGTCCACCAAACCCTCTGGAGTGGAAATTCTCGCAGGTTTTCGGCGAACGCACGGCCGGTGAAGAGGTTCAGGAAG TTGACATAATTTCTGCTATTGAATTTGACAAGTCTGGTGATCATCTTGCTACTGGTGATCGTGGTGGTCGAGTTGTTCTATTTGAGAGGACAGATACAAAAGAT GCTGGTGGATCAAGAAGGGATCGGGAGAGGATGGACTATTCTATTAGTAGGCATCCTGAGTTCCGTTATAAAACAGAGTTTCAGAGTCATGAGCCCGAG TTTGACTATCTCAAGAGCTTGGAAATAGAAGAGAAAATCAACAAAATCAGATGGTGCCAAACAGCTAATGGTGCCCTCTTCCTTCTTTCTACAAATGATAAAACCATAAAATTTTGGAAG gttcaagaaaagaaaatcaagAAAATTTCTGAGATGAATGTTGACCCTTCAAAAGCAATGGGAAATGGCAGTATTGGTAGTTCAAGTAGTTCTAGGGCATATCTTGCAAATGGAGGAGCTCCAGATAGATCACACAATAACCTAAGCAATGACTACTCATTTCCACCAGGAGGCATTCCATCACTAAAGTTACCTGTGGTA GTAAGTAGCCAGGAGACGAGTTTATTGGCTCGGTGCCGCAGAGTATATGCCCATGCTCATGATTATCATATCAATTCTATTTCAAATAACAG TGATGGCGAAACTTTCATATCAGCCGATGATTTGCGTATAAATCTTTGGAATCTGGAAATTAGCAATCAAAGTTTTAATATTGTCGATGTAAAGCCTGCAAATATGGAGGATCTGACAG AGGTAATAACATCAGCAGAATTCCACCCTACACATTGTAATACATTGGCATACAGCAGTTCAAAGGGTTCAATCCGCCTAGTTGACTTGCGGCAATCAGCATTATGTGATTCGCATACCAAATT GTTTGAGGAACAGGAGGCCCCTGGGTCCAGATCATTTTTCACGGAGATTATTGCTTCTATCTCAGACATAAAATTTGGGAAGGATGGAAGATACATACTTAGCCGTGATTATATGACTCTAAAG CTATGGGACATAAATATGGATTCAGGCCCGGTTGCAACTTTCCAGGTTCACGAGTATTTAAGACCTAAG CTTTGTGATCTATATGAAAATGATTCAATTTTTGACAAGTTCGAGTGTTGTCTGAGCGGTGACGGGTTGCGTATTGCTACTGGCTCTTACAG CAACTTATTCCGTGTGTTCGGTTGTGCCCTGGGAAGTGCCGAGGCTACAACTTTGGAAGCCAGTAAAAATCCAATGAG ACGACAAGTTCCAACCTCTACACCAAGGCAAAGATCCCTCGGAAACAGTATAACAAGAGTTGTAAGACGAG GTACAGAAGCCCCAGGTGTTGACGCGAATGGGAATTCTTTTGATTTCACAACAAAGTTGCTGCACTTGGCATGGCATCCGACTGAGAATTCAATCGCTTGCGCGGCCGCAAATAGCTTGTACATGTACTATGCGTAA
- the LOC112703067 gene encoding uncharacterized protein, protein MASRIPELQSKVTQASQVVAKNGGSYYKLLLEQNRHYIQEPPTIEKCQSLAKQLFYTRLASIPLRYNSFLKDLDYVKNIVKNRHDLNIEDVGIGALFGLECFAWFWGGEIVGRGFTFTGYYV, encoded by the exons ATGGCATCAAGGATTCCTGAGTTGCAATCAAAGGTGACACAAGCCTCTCAAGTTGTTGCTAAGAATGGAGGTTCCTACTACAAGCTATTGTTGGAACAGAACAGACACTATATCCAAGAGCCTCCCACCATTGAAAAGTGCCAATCATTGGCTAAACAATTGTTTTATACTCGCCTTGCAAG CATCCCTCTTCGGTACAATTCATTCTTGAAGGATCTGGATTATGTAAAGAACATAGTGAAGAACAGACATGATCTAAACATAGAAGATGTTGGCATTGGTGCTTTGTTTGGACTAGAGTGTTTTGCATGGTTCTGGGGGGGTGAGATTGTTGGTAGAGGATTCACATTCACTGGCTACTATGTTTAA
- the LOC112703068 gene encoding uncharacterized protein, translated as MSCFFFSWYNDPSIEIQGNKRSFQFQVHSSNQPHLNTSRVACFTCPQIQSLERRYWTKGGALRNIPVGGGSRKNTKKSSTNNNSSKRPTSSSAPSSSSVSPSPSVSTPAQAASSAPESDSAQAYAAQPTVADQGPGLSFSSLLATSHLGSLLEGLNSNGSSLKMVQMNEFGVNVNSTGSVEPPVSSNSSRNPGLDVQSNGNNAESFLSMHNGDSSCWNNGSNGWSNLAIFTPGSSFQ; from the exons atgtCATGTTTTTTTTTCAGCTGGTATAATGATCCATCCATAGaaatccaaggcaacaagagaaGCTTCCAATTCCAAGTTCATTCATCAAACCAACCAC ATCTTAACACATCAAGGGTTGCTTGCTTCACATGCCCTCAAATTCAATCCCTTGAAAg AAGGTATTGGACCAAAGGAGGTGCTCTTAGGAACATCCCAGTTGGTGGTGGAAGCAGGAAGAACACAAAAAAATCATCCACCAACAACAACTCCTCCAAACGCCCTACATCATCATctgcaccatcatcatcatcagtatcCCCTTCACCATCCGTTTCCACTCCAGCACAGGCTGCTTCATCCGCTCCTGAATCCGACTCGGCCCAGGCCTACGCCGCCCAGCCTACTGTGGCTGATCAAGGCCCAGGCTTAAGCTTCAGTTCCCTATTGGCAACTAGCCATCTGGGGAGCCTATTGGAGGGTCTGAATTCAAATGGATCAAGTCTTAAAATGGTGCAAATGAATGAATTCGGAGTGAATGTGAATTCGACCGGTTCTGTTGAGCCGCCAGTGAGCTCGAATTCTAGTAGAAATCCAGGGTTGGATGTTCAGAGCAATGGCAATAATGCAGAGAGCTTTCTGAGTATGCATAATGGTGATTCAAGCTGTTGGAATAATGGTAGCAATGGATGGTCTAATCTTGCAATATTTACACCAGGATCAAGCTTTCAGTAG
- the LOC112703065 gene encoding serine/threonine protein phosphatase 2A 55 kDa regulatory subunit B beta isoform isoform X2, protein MNGGDEVVAAPAGPPNPLEWKFSQVFGERTAGEEVQEVDIISAIEFDKSGDHLATGDRGGRVVLFERTDTKDAGGSRRDRERMDYSISRHPEFRYKTEFQSHEPEFDYLKSLEIEEKINKIRWCQTANGALFLLSTNDKTIKFWKVQEKKIKKISEMNVDPSKAMGNGSIGSSSSSRAYLANGGAPDRSHNNLSNDYSFPPGGIPSLKLPVVSSQETSLLARCRRVYAHAHDYHINSISNNSDGETFISADDLRINLWNLEISNQSFNIVDVKPANMEDLTEVITSAEFHPTHCNTLAYSSSKGSIRLVDLRQSALCDSHTKLFEEQEAPGSRSFFTEIIASISDIKFGKDGRYILSRDYMTLKLWDINMDSGPVATFQVHEYLRPKLCDLYENDSIFDKFECCLSGDGLRIATGSYSNLFRVFGCALGSAEATTLEASKNPMRRQVPTSTPRQRSLGNSITRVVRRGTEAPGVDANGNSFDFTTKLLHLAWHPTENSIACAAANSLYMYYA, encoded by the exons ATGAACGGTGGCGATGAGGTCGTCGCAGCTCCGGCGGGTCCACCAAACCCTCTGGAGTGGAAATTCTCGCAGGTTTTCGGCGAACGCACGGCCGGTGAAGAGGTTCAGGAAG TTGACATAATTTCTGCTATTGAATTTGACAAGTCTGGTGATCATCTTGCTACTGGTGATCGTGGTGGTCGAGTTGTTCTATTTGAGAGGACAGATACAAAAGAT GCTGGTGGATCAAGAAGGGATCGGGAGAGGATGGACTATTCTATTAGTAGGCATCCTGAGTTCCGTTATAAAACAGAGTTTCAGAGTCATGAGCCCGAG TTTGACTATCTCAAGAGCTTGGAAATAGAAGAGAAAATCAACAAAATCAGATGGTGCCAAACAGCTAATGGTGCCCTCTTCCTTCTTTCTACAAATGATAAAACCATAAAATTTTGGAAG gttcaagaaaagaaaatcaagAAAATTTCTGAGATGAATGTTGACCCTTCAAAAGCAATGGGAAATGGCAGTATTGGTAGTTCAAGTAGTTCTAGGGCATATCTTGCAAATGGAGGAGCTCCAGATAGATCACACAATAACCTAAGCAATGACTACTCATTTCCACCAGGAGGCATTCCATCACTAAAGTTACCTGTG GTAAGTAGCCAGGAGACGAGTTTATTGGCTCGGTGCCGCAGAGTATATGCCCATGCTCATGATTATCATATCAATTCTATTTCAAATAACAG TGATGGCGAAACTTTCATATCAGCCGATGATTTGCGTATAAATCTTTGGAATCTGGAAATTAGCAATCAAAGTTTTAATATTGTCGATGTAAAGCCTGCAAATATGGAGGATCTGACAG AGGTAATAACATCAGCAGAATTCCACCCTACACATTGTAATACATTGGCATACAGCAGTTCAAAGGGTTCAATCCGCCTAGTTGACTTGCGGCAATCAGCATTATGTGATTCGCATACCAAATT GTTTGAGGAACAGGAGGCCCCTGGGTCCAGATCATTTTTCACGGAGATTATTGCTTCTATCTCAGACATAAAATTTGGGAAGGATGGAAGATACATACTTAGCCGTGATTATATGACTCTAAAG CTATGGGACATAAATATGGATTCAGGCCCGGTTGCAACTTTCCAGGTTCACGAGTATTTAAGACCTAAG CTTTGTGATCTATATGAAAATGATTCAATTTTTGACAAGTTCGAGTGTTGTCTGAGCGGTGACGGGTTGCGTATTGCTACTGGCTCTTACAG CAACTTATTCCGTGTGTTCGGTTGTGCCCTGGGAAGTGCCGAGGCTACAACTTTGGAAGCCAGTAAAAATCCAATGAG ACGACAAGTTCCAACCTCTACACCAAGGCAAAGATCCCTCGGAAACAGTATAACAAGAGTTGTAAGACGAG GTACAGAAGCCCCAGGTGTTGACGCGAATGGGAATTCTTTTGATTTCACAACAAAGTTGCTGCACTTGGCATGGCATCCGACTGAGAATTCAATCGCTTGCGCGGCCGCAAATAGCTTGTACATGTACTATGCGTAA